A window of Natrinema versiforme contains these coding sequences:
- the trmY gene encoding tRNA (pseudouridine(54)-N(1))-methyltransferase TrmY: protein MRQFVLIGHDVPTEPDFSLDDLAGGAGRLDALCRSITAAFVTSHGIREDVRVHLIAQDELTITFDGRDLQRLNPDERSTAALVRKALEHRDEAIGALPAEPSPGIELYRRGFEGTLEEIADDGPIVQLHEDGEAVVDVGADALENGIFVLSDHHDFTDAEAALLEDYADQRLRLGPELLHADQAITVAHHFLDTDGYDRF, encoded by the coding sequence ATGCGCCAGTTCGTACTCATCGGTCATGACGTTCCCACGGAGCCCGATTTCTCGCTCGACGACCTCGCGGGCGGTGCCGGTCGCCTCGACGCCCTCTGTCGGTCGATCACCGCCGCCTTCGTCACCTCCCACGGCATCCGCGAGGACGTCCGCGTCCATCTGATCGCACAGGACGAACTCACGATCACCTTCGACGGGCGCGACCTCCAGCGGCTCAACCCCGACGAGCGAAGCACCGCCGCGCTGGTCCGCAAGGCCCTCGAGCACCGCGACGAGGCCATCGGCGCGCTGCCCGCCGAACCCAGCCCCGGCATCGAACTGTACCGGCGCGGCTTCGAGGGCACGCTCGAGGAAATCGCCGACGACGGCCCGATCGTCCAACTTCACGAGGACGGCGAGGCGGTCGTCGACGTGGGCGCGGACGCGCTCGAGAACGGGATCTTCGTACTCTCCGACCATCACGACTTCACCGACGCGGAAGCGGCGTTGCTCGAGGACTACGCCGATCAGCGGCTCCGGCTCGGCCCCGAACTGCTGCACGCGGATCAGGCGATCACCGTCGCACACCACTTTCTGGACACGGACGGCTACGACCGGTTTTGA
- a CDS encoding metal-dependent hydrolase — MWPWGHLAVAYLLYTAVAHRRFGRPPRAIPAIALAVGSQTPDLIDKPLAWNFGILPGGRTLAHSLFVVALLVPTVFLVADRLEHRAVGVAFLVGYCSHLLADIPPAALSGEFAHAAYLLWPVLEQPPEEPVAGILDAFLHYYALGSYEWVQFGLFAVAVIVWYRDDMPGLELVFDPLARRFETRS; from the coding sequence ATGTGGCCCTGGGGACACCTCGCCGTCGCCTACCTGTTGTACACCGCCGTTGCGCACCGCCGGTTCGGTCGGCCGCCGCGCGCGATCCCCGCGATCGCGCTCGCGGTCGGCTCGCAGACGCCGGACCTGATCGATAAACCTCTCGCGTGGAATTTCGGGATCTTACCCGGCGGGCGAACGCTCGCCCACTCGCTGTTCGTCGTCGCCCTCCTCGTCCCGACGGTCTTCCTCGTCGCCGACCGACTCGAGCACCGCGCGGTCGGCGTCGCCTTCCTCGTCGGCTACTGCTCGCACCTCCTCGCGGACATCCCGCCGGCAGCCCTCTCGGGGGAGTTCGCACACGCCGCCTACCTCCTCTGGCCGGTCCTCGAGCAGCCGCCCGAAGAGCCCGTCGCCGGCATCCTCGACGCGTTCCTCCACTACTACGCGCTGGGCTCCTACGAGTGGGTCCAGTTCGGGCTCTTCGCCGTCGCCGTCATCGTCTGGTACCGCGACGACATGCCGGGTCTCGAACTCGTCTTCGACCCGCTCGCGCGGCGATTCGAGACGCGATCCTGA
- a CDS encoding HVO_A0556 family zinc finger protein codes for MAKSESSQSGGKQQLLATLEGRSCQHCADGELVRDTYKDNRAIVCDSCGTPRVQVWSSPLD; via the coding sequence ATGGCGAAATCAGAGTCCTCGCAGTCCGGCGGCAAACAGCAGTTGCTCGCGACCCTCGAGGGGCGCTCCTGCCAACACTGTGCCGACGGCGAACTCGTCCGGGACACGTACAAGGACAACAGAGCGATCGTCTGCGACAGTTGCGGCACGCCGCGAGTACAGGTCTGGTCGTCCCCGCTCGACTGA
- a CDS encoding S1C family serine protease, translating into MNDSRLGRRSFLAAASAGLAGAVAGCAEPQADNSIEGDSASTIDKENLATGSAFTDLYDSVIESVTQVRVFGITNPDSGAKGRGQGSGFVYDDRHVVTNDHVISNGEAADLQYITGDWTDTRLVGRDYYSDLAVLEVNHVPESATPLSLTEQRPVVGQQVAAMGNPFGFEGSMTTGIVSGVDRTLSVDDRPFPFPNVVQTDAAVNPGNSGGPLVDLDGNVVGVVNTGGGDNVAFAISAAVAERVIPSLIETGSYEHSYVGIGPRTVDRLVADANDLETATGVLVVSVADGSAADGVLRPSTRTVQRRGERIPVGGDVILELNGEPIPDRHALSTYLALETSPGETLSVGLRRDGREITRTLTLGTRPSI; encoded by the coding sequence ATGAACGATTCCCGACTGGGTCGGCGCTCGTTTCTCGCCGCCGCGAGCGCCGGCCTCGCCGGTGCCGTCGCGGGCTGTGCCGAGCCCCAAGCCGACAACTCGATCGAGGGCGACTCCGCATCCACTATCGACAAGGAAAACCTCGCGACAGGGTCAGCCTTTACCGACCTCTACGATTCGGTCATCGAATCGGTCACCCAGGTCCGCGTGTTCGGGATCACGAACCCGGATTCCGGTGCCAAAGGCCGCGGTCAGGGGTCAGGATTTGTCTACGACGACCGCCACGTCGTCACCAACGACCACGTCATCAGCAACGGCGAGGCGGCCGACCTCCAGTACATCACCGGCGACTGGACCGACACCAGACTCGTCGGTCGCGACTACTACAGCGATCTGGCCGTCCTCGAGGTCAATCACGTCCCCGAATCGGCGACGCCGCTGTCCCTGACCGAGCAACGGCCCGTCGTCGGCCAACAGGTAGCCGCGATGGGCAACCCCTTCGGGTTCGAGGGATCGATGACGACGGGGATCGTCAGCGGCGTCGACCGCACGCTCTCCGTCGACGATCGGCCGTTCCCGTTCCCCAACGTCGTCCAGACCGACGCGGCCGTCAACCCCGGTAACAGCGGCGGCCCGCTCGTCGACCTCGACGGGAACGTCGTCGGGGTGGTCAACACCGGCGGCGGCGACAACGTCGCCTTCGCGATCTCGGCGGCGGTGGCCGAGCGCGTCATCCCGTCGCTCATCGAGACCGGCTCGTACGAGCACTCCTACGTGGGCATCGGACCGCGGACCGTCGACCGACTCGTCGCCGATGCCAACGACCTCGAGACGGCGACCGGCGTCCTCGTCGTCAGCGTCGCGGACGGCTCGGCCGCCGACGGCGTCCTCCGGCCGTCGACGCGAACCGTCCAGCGACGCGGCGAGCGAATCCCCGTCGGTGGCGACGTTATCCTCGAGCTAAACGGCGAGCCGATCCCCGATCGCCACGCCCTCTCGACGTATCTGGCCCTCGAGACAAGTCCCGGTGAGACGCTCTCGGTGGGGCTCCGACGGGACGGTCGGGAGATCACCAGAACCCTCACGCTCGGAACCCGGCCGTCGATCTAG
- a CDS encoding tRNA pseudouridine(54/55) synthase Pus10, whose amino-acid sequence MITEDARALLATGAVCDSCLGRPFAERSFGLTNAERGRALRTTVALADDEDFESTDPADCWVCEGYCGTFDAVAETIIDALEGCEFATYQVGTRVPPLVEENERLLRDDADLEPDAGESMKREMNREVGRRVGALTETEVDFDRPDVLAVIDLEGFDPLETLESGNVTGHAVDVQINPAFVYGRYRKLERDIPQTEWPCRECGGSGIQLGDDGEEPCDYCGGSGYLYDTSVEQVVRPHVVAAMDGDEGTFHGAGREDVDARMLEGGRPFVLEVKRPRVRDPDPAALEREINAAADGSVEVDGLRLATYEMVERVKEHDASKHYRADVEFAEPVDEADFKAALADLEGTTVDQYTPERVDHRRAGLTRERTVYGIDGDLQSPTEAEVRLHGEGGLYVKELISSDDGRTEPSLAGLLETDAEVTALDVTGVEGESEPFEREEYFLDEPRADSGDEVAETAD is encoded by the coding sequence ATGATCACGGAAGACGCCCGCGCGTTGCTGGCGACCGGAGCCGTCTGTGACTCCTGTCTCGGACGGCCGTTCGCCGAGCGGAGTTTCGGGCTGACCAACGCCGAGCGCGGCCGGGCGCTGCGGACGACGGTCGCGCTGGCTGACGACGAGGACTTCGAATCCACCGACCCCGCGGACTGCTGGGTCTGCGAGGGCTACTGCGGAACCTTCGACGCCGTCGCCGAGACGATCATCGACGCCCTCGAGGGGTGCGAGTTCGCCACCTATCAGGTCGGCACCCGCGTCCCGCCGTTAGTCGAGGAGAACGAACGCCTGCTCCGGGACGACGCCGACCTCGAGCCCGACGCCGGCGAGTCGATGAAACGCGAGATGAACCGCGAGGTCGGCCGGCGCGTCGGCGCGCTGACCGAGACCGAGGTCGACTTCGACCGGCCCGACGTGCTCGCCGTCATCGACCTCGAGGGGTTCGACCCGCTCGAGACCCTCGAGTCGGGCAACGTCACGGGCCACGCGGTCGACGTCCAGATCAACCCCGCGTTCGTCTACGGCCGCTACCGCAAACTCGAGCGCGATATTCCCCAGACGGAGTGGCCCTGTCGGGAGTGTGGCGGCAGCGGTATTCAGTTGGGCGACGACGGCGAGGAGCCCTGTGACTACTGCGGCGGCTCGGGCTACCTGTACGACACGAGCGTCGAACAGGTCGTCCGCCCCCACGTCGTCGCGGCCATGGACGGCGACGAGGGCACCTTCCACGGCGCGGGCCGGGAGGACGTCGACGCCCGCATGCTCGAGGGCGGGCGGCCGTTCGTCCTCGAGGTGAAACGACCCCGCGTTCGAGACCCCGATCCGGCGGCACTCGAGCGGGAGATCAACGCGGCGGCCGACGGCTCCGTCGAGGTCGACGGGCTGCGGCTGGCGACCTACGAGATGGTCGAGCGCGTCAAGGAACACGACGCGAGCAAACACTACCGCGCGGATGTCGAGTTCGCCGAGCCGGTCGACGAGGCCGACTTCAAGGCGGCGCTCGCGGACCTCGAGGGAACGACCGTCGACCAGTACACCCCCGAGCGGGTCGACCATCGGCGGGCGGGCCTGACCCGCGAGCGGACGGTCTACGGCATCGACGGCGATCTGCAATCGCCGACCGAGGCCGAGGTTCGGCTCCACGGCGAAGGCGGCCTCTACGTGAAGGAACTCATCAGCAGCGACGACGGCCGAACCGAGCCGAGTCTGGCCGGCCTGCTCGAGACCGACGCCGAGGTGACCGCGCTGGACGTGACCGGCGTCGAGGGAGAGAGCGAGCCGTTCGAGCGCGAGGAGTACTTCCTCGACGAGCCGCGGGCGGACTCCGGAGACGAGGTCGCGGAGACCGCCGACTGA
- the rnhB gene encoding ribonuclease HII, with product MPFGVDEAGKGPALGSMFAAAVHCEDSEALPDGIRDSKRLAPERREELAATLRTDDRIAISVAEITPARIDEPETDMNSLAVAAHAEAIEGAVADLERDGTANEPVSGLCDACDTDADRFARRVADGCSLENLAVDARHGADDDSPLVGAASIIAKVERDSHMAAFADEYGPVGSGYPGDSTTREFLGSYVDDHRELPPFARESWSTCEDALAEAEQTGLEQF from the coding sequence ATGCCATTCGGCGTCGACGAGGCCGGCAAGGGCCCCGCGCTGGGGTCGATGTTCGCCGCGGCCGTTCACTGCGAGGATTCGGAAGCCCTCCCCGACGGCATCAGGGACTCGAAACGACTCGCTCCCGAGCGACGCGAGGAACTGGCCGCGACGCTACGGACCGACGATCGGATCGCGATCAGCGTCGCCGAGATCACGCCGGCGCGGATCGACGAGCCCGAGACGGACATGAACTCGCTCGCGGTCGCGGCCCACGCCGAGGCCATCGAGGGAGCGGTCGCCGATCTCGAGCGAGACGGTACCGCAAACGAGCCGGTTTCGGGACTCTGTGACGCCTGCGACACCGACGCCGACCGCTTCGCCCGCCGGGTCGCCGACGGCTGCTCGCTCGAAAATCTCGCCGTCGACGCGCGCCACGGTGCCGACGACGACTCGCCCCTCGTCGGTGCGGCGAGCATTATCGCCAAAGTCGAACGCGATTCGCACATGGCCGCCTTCGCGGACGAGTACGGCCCGGTCGGCAGCGGCTATCCGGGCGATTCGACCACCCGCGAGTTCCTCGGGTCCTACGTCGACGACCACCGCGAACTCCCGCCGTTCGCTCGGGAATCGTGGTCGACCTGCGAGGACGCCCTCGCCGAGGCCGAACAGACCGGCCTCGAGCAGTTTTAG
- a CDS encoding trimeric intracellular cation channel family protein, translated as MNAIGLVAFALVGSSKAIREEFDLFGVAVVGLVTAFAGGATRDVLVNRIPLALQSPSEIALGLFGVALAIGVSAVLEGADDHPITLCSDAVGLAAFTTAGAIVATDAGVSGFGVVAIATINAVGGGAFADILLDRSPFILLEDFYASCTVLGGSTYWLVVVLGGSGSVAAAVCAAVTVGTRMVAVSRGWTVPTAKVLRTSP; from the coding sequence ATGAACGCGATCGGGCTCGTGGCGTTCGCGCTGGTCGGCTCGAGCAAGGCGATCCGCGAGGAGTTCGATCTGTTCGGCGTCGCCGTCGTCGGGCTCGTCACGGCGTTCGCCGGCGGCGCGACGCGAGACGTTCTCGTCAACCGGATTCCGCTGGCGCTCCAGTCGCCGAGCGAGATCGCGCTCGGACTGTTCGGCGTGGCGCTGGCGATCGGGGTGAGCGCCGTTCTCGAGGGGGCGGACGACCACCCGATCACGCTCTGTTCCGACGCCGTGGGACTCGCCGCGTTCACCACGGCCGGGGCCATCGTCGCGACCGACGCCGGCGTCTCGGGCTTCGGCGTCGTCGCGATCGCGACGATCAACGCCGTCGGCGGCGGCGCGTTCGCGGACATCCTGCTCGACCGCTCCCCGTTTATTCTGCTCGAGGACTTCTACGCCAGTTGCACGGTACTCGGCGGGAGCACCTACTGGCTCGTCGTCGTGCTCGGCGGCTCCGGGAGCGTCGCCGCGGCAGTCTGTGCGGCGGTAACGGTCGGGACGCGCATGGTGGCGGTCTCCCGCGGCTGGACGGTCCCGACGGCGAAGGTCCTCCGGACGAGTCCATGA
- a CDS encoding type II CAAX prenyl endopeptidase Rce1 family protein, whose amino-acid sequence MPQWAAFVGITGVVLVLLLVLSHLTQSSFSDGDSDSGEDSDPGTETPVDTDADRADIAVDIPTENAEFDQSKRGETNSDSTSSSAHNPVEGTRAVDESSNPGPSSRPTETVDDRPDRTAADPTGPHRDSRTGRDAAAADRGVDPDSLSTGMVLANVAFSQGLFAVVLLSAAVYTAIPASALGIEFSVAYLETGLLWGVAAGVVFYLANELAAAAATRFGFDHEEDLRELLSPESVGGWLLLLGGVLPIIAVFEEFLFRAAMIGAPAAGFGLSPWLLAVVSSVAFALGHGMQGSIGVVVTGLLGFVLAAVFIATGSLLVVVVAHYLVNALEFVVHEGLGLEWAETLEG is encoded by the coding sequence ATGCCCCAGTGGGCGGCGTTCGTCGGCATAACGGGCGTCGTCCTCGTCTTGCTGCTCGTTTTATCGCATCTCACCCAATCCTCGTTTAGCGACGGCGATTCCGACTCCGGCGAGGACTCCGACCCCGGAACCGAGACACCGGTCGACACCGACGCCGACCGCGCCGATATCGCGGTCGACATTCCCACTGAAAACGCCGAGTTCGACCAGTCCAAACGCGGCGAGACGAACTCGGATTCGACCAGTTCCTCGGCGCACAATCCGGTCGAGGGCACTCGAGCCGTCGACGAGTCGTCGAACCCGGGACCGTCCTCGAGGCCCACAGAGACCGTCGACGACCGACCGGACCGGACCGCCGCCGATCCGACCGGACCGCACCGGGACTCGAGGACGGGTCGCGACGCGGCCGCCGCCGACCGCGGCGTCGATCCGGACTCGCTGTCGACCGGGATGGTCCTCGCGAACGTGGCCTTCTCACAGGGGCTGTTCGCGGTCGTATTGCTCAGTGCGGCGGTCTACACGGCGATTCCGGCCTCGGCACTCGGCATCGAGTTCTCCGTCGCGTACCTCGAGACGGGATTGCTCTGGGGAGTAGCCGCCGGAGTCGTCTTCTACCTCGCGAACGAACTCGCCGCAGCGGCCGCGACCCGTTTCGGGTTCGATCACGAGGAGGACCTTCGAGAACTGCTCTCGCCCGAGTCGGTCGGCGGCTGGCTGCTCCTCTTGGGCGGGGTCTTGCCGATCATCGCCGTCTTCGAGGAGTTCCTCTTCCGGGCGGCGATGATCGGCGCCCCCGCCGCCGGCTTCGGCCTCTCGCCGTGGCTGCTCGCGGTCGTCTCCTCGGTCGCGTTCGCGCTCGGCCACGGCATGCAGGGCTCGATCGGGGTCGTCGTCACCGGCCTCCTCGGGTTCGTCCTCGCGGCCGTCTTCATCGCCACCGGGAGCCTGCTGGTCGTCGTCGTCGCTCACTACCTCGTCAACGCCCTCGAGTTCGTCGTCCACGAGGGGCTGGGCCTCGAGTGGGCCGAGACCCTCGAAGGCTAA